The following proteins are encoded in a genomic region of Sorangiineae bacterium MSr12523:
- a CDS encoding ParB/Srx family N-terminal domain-containing protein, with translation MKGDELRELADDIRKNGLRAPIVVLDNAGERWVLDGRNRLRACQMAEVEPEHIVWQGTDPVAYVTSANLRRRQLRDSQLAILAVAIEKLYSDDAGKPEKAGNGADNAGSTGKKETPQADRAEGMETEARRPRAKAAAQVGVSTSLVQRAKKVVDQAAPEVTAAVQAGKLTITDAVRIVDRPQEEQAELVARVEAGEAKTLSQALAKSTQPAVASPDAAVDSVWKRVMKLSRGELAELHRRLGDFLENATEK, from the coding sequence ATGAAAGGCGACGAACTCCGTGAACTCGCGGACGACATCCGCAAAAACGGTCTTCGCGCTCCAATCGTCGTACTCGACAACGCGGGTGAGCGATGGGTGCTCGACGGTCGCAATCGACTGAGGGCCTGTCAGATGGCGGAAGTCGAACCGGAGCACATCGTATGGCAGGGGACCGATCCGGTGGCTTACGTCACGTCGGCCAATCTTCGGCGCCGCCAACTGCGAGACAGCCAACTTGCCATATTGGCCGTTGCAATCGAGAAGCTGTATTCGGACGATGCGGGCAAGCCGGAGAAGGCTGGCAACGGAGCCGACAACGCCGGGAGTACAGGGAAGAAAGAGACTCCTCAGGCCGATCGCGCCGAAGGAATGGAGACGGAAGCCCGTCGACCACGAGCCAAGGCCGCAGCGCAAGTCGGGGTTTCAACGAGTCTGGTCCAGCGCGCGAAAAAAGTCGTCGATCAAGCCGCGCCCGAAGTGACGGCGGCGGTGCAGGCAGGGAAGCTCACCATCACCGATGCCGTGCGCATCGTCGATCGTCCGCAAGAGGAGCAGGCCGAGTTGGTCGCCCGCGTGGAGGCCGGAGAAGCCAAGACGCTCTCCCAGGCCCTCGCAAAGAGTACGCAGCCGGCAGTCGCTTCACCCGATGCCGCGGTGGACTCCGTCTGGAAGCGTGTCATGAAGCTCTCGCGGGGCGAGCTCGCAGAACTGCATCGCAGGCTCGGCGACTTTCTCGAGAACGCGACCGAGAAGTGA
- a CDS encoding chitinase, protein MRRSKASQKAFSFAVLTAMACLPIAVVGRAAPAAPAAIGNNWYAAAPYLMPQSNSPPDPVAVMSATGLKAFQLAFILAPNGGGCSPTWDGTSAVSSDTVVAGVVSKIRAAGGDVSVSVGGYGGTKLGQTCGDAASTAAAYQQVITKYQLKAIDFDLEEPEYENEAAIANELGAAKILQANNPGLFISVTMPGTAAGTGWFGTLLLDKAKSIGFTPNNFSIMPFDGGFNGASSQVSALENFHGLLMSHMGWDSATAYAHEGFSGMNGKSDISEYFYQSDFETVLNYATGHGLGRFTFWSVNRDRPCGSSTDNGICSNVTQNAWDFTKYSVRFAGATPPVDAGPPPPTDAGGGGTCTAPAWVSSTAYNGGAVVSYNGHKWTAKWWTQNDVPGGPAGVWTDNGPCTS, encoded by the coding sequence ATGCGCCGATCGAAGGCATCCCAAAAAGCATTCTCCTTTGCCGTGCTCACCGCCATGGCCTGTTTGCCCATCGCGGTCGTCGGTCGCGCAGCACCGGCCGCCCCGGCGGCAATTGGCAACAATTGGTACGCGGCGGCGCCCTACCTCATGCCCCAGAGCAACAGCCCGCCCGATCCCGTCGCCGTCATGTCGGCGACCGGCCTGAAGGCATTCCAACTCGCCTTCATCCTGGCGCCCAACGGGGGCGGCTGCTCGCCCACGTGGGACGGTACATCGGCCGTTTCCTCGGACACGGTGGTGGCGGGCGTGGTCTCGAAAATCCGCGCAGCGGGCGGCGATGTTTCGGTCTCCGTGGGCGGCTACGGAGGCACCAAGCTCGGTCAGACGTGCGGTGACGCCGCGTCGACCGCGGCCGCGTACCAACAAGTGATTACCAAATACCAGCTCAAGGCCATCGACTTCGACCTCGAGGAGCCCGAATACGAAAACGAAGCGGCCATCGCCAACGAGCTCGGTGCCGCCAAGATCCTCCAGGCCAACAACCCTGGTCTCTTCATCTCCGTGACCATGCCCGGGACGGCCGCCGGCACGGGATGGTTTGGCACCTTGCTTCTCGACAAGGCCAAATCGATCGGGTTCACGCCGAACAATTTCTCCATCATGCCCTTCGACGGTGGCTTCAATGGCGCCTCGAGCCAGGTCTCGGCCCTCGAAAATTTCCACGGCTTGCTCATGAGCCACATGGGGTGGGACAGCGCCACGGCGTACGCGCACGAGGGCTTTTCGGGCATGAATGGCAAGTCCGACATATCGGAATATTTCTACCAATCCGATTTCGAGACCGTGCTCAATTATGCGACCGGCCATGGATTGGGACGGTTTACGTTTTGGTCCGTCAACCGCGATCGCCCTTGCGGCTCCTCGACGGACAATGGCATTTGCAGCAACGTGACCCAGAATGCCTGGGACTTTACCAAGTACAGTGTGCGCTTCGCCGGGGCGACCCCGCCCGTCGATGCCGGGCCTCCGCCTCCCACGGATGCCGGCGGTGGAGGCACCTGCACCGCGCCCGCGTGGGTATCCTCCACCGCGTACAATGGTGGCGCCGTCGTCTCGTACAATGGTCACAAGTGGACCGCGAAATGGTGGACGCAGAACGACGTCCCCGGCGGCCCCGCTGGCGTTTGGA